One segment of Alistipes finegoldii DSM 17242 DNA contains the following:
- a CDS encoding DUF6582 domain-containing protein — MTTATKHKTADRLTAEERHELPDSAFGIPETREFPLVDAEHVRAAEAYFRYAPDNKKAALARRILAKAAAYGVNVQSQVIRSWAEE, encoded by the coding sequence ATGACGACAGCGACAAAACACAAGACCGCGGACCGGCTCACCGCCGAAGAGCGGCACGAACTGCCCGACTCGGCATTCGGGATTCCCGAAACGCGCGAATTCCCGCTCGTGGACGCCGAGCACGTACGGGCCGCCGAAGCCTACTTCCGCTATGCGCCCGACAACAAAAAGGCGGCTCTGGCCCGGCGTATCCTCGCCAAGGCGGCCGCATACGGCGTAAACGTACAGAGTCAGGTCATCCGCAGCTGGGCCGAGGAGTAA
- a CDS encoding secondary thiamine-phosphate synthase enzyme YjbQ, translating to MIQQTEFTLRPRTRGFHLVTDEITANLPPLPDAGLVHLFIKHTSAGLSINENADPDVRTDLSAIFDRLVRERESYYVHTLEGDDDMPAHAKSTLTGVELTIPVTQGRLNLGTWQGIYLCEFRNRASGRRIVATLIG from the coding sequence GCACCCGCGGGTTTCACCTCGTCACGGACGAAATCACGGCCAACCTGCCGCCGCTGCCCGACGCCGGGCTGGTGCATCTCTTCATCAAACACACCTCCGCAGGTCTTTCGATCAACGAAAACGCCGATCCCGACGTCCGCACGGACCTCTCGGCCATCTTCGACCGGCTGGTCCGCGAGCGCGAATCCTACTACGTCCACACGCTCGAAGGCGACGACGACATGCCGGCGCATGCCAAATCGACGCTCACGGGCGTCGAGCTGACGATACCCGTCACACAGGGCCGGCTCAACCTCGGCACATGGCAGGGCATCTACCTCTGCGAATTCCGCAACCGCGCTTCGGGCCGCCGCATCGTCGCCACCCTAATCGGATAG